The Notamacropus eugenii isolate mMacEug1 chromosome 4, mMacEug1.pri_v2, whole genome shotgun sequence DNA window AACATATCTGTCCATAAGAGAAAAGGATCCCTGTGAGGGGGAGAACACCCAGCAGGCCAGTTGCCAAATACAAGAAGATGTTATTGATGAGGGTATCAGAACAAGACAGTTTTGTAATCTGACTATTATCACAGAAAAAGTGAGGAACTTCACGTTTGCTACAGAAGGACAGCCGAGTCATCAATGAAATATGGAGAGTGGAGTTTAGAAGACTAATTGTCCATGagatcagaaccaggagaccacAAATCCGCGGATTCATTATGGTGACATAGTGCAGAGGGTGACAGATGGCCACAAAACGGTCATAGGCCATTGCAGTGAGGAGAAAACTATCTATGAAgccaaaaaatggaatgaaatacaTTTGGATAAAGCATCCCCCATAGGAGATAACCTTACTGTGTGTTAGGATGTTCAGCAGCATCTTGGGAACTGTGGTGGATACCAGACAAAGATCAACaaaggacagattggagaggaAGAAGTACATTGGTGTGTGGAGATGGGAATCTGAGCCAATGACCAACATGATGGTAACATTTCCAAACACAGTGACTATGTATATGCTCAGGAAGAGCCCAAAGAGGGGTAGCTGATGCTCTGGCTTCTCAGAAAGTCCCAGAAGAAGGAATTCTGATACAAGTGTTTGATTTTCTGGTTCCATGCATCCGTTGCATCTACAAGGACAAAGACGTGGTAAGAGTCTAACATGGAAACAGAAGGCCTTCCTACTTTtgtaacagaaagaaaagattcGGACTCAGGAGACTCAAGTTTCAATTCAGATCTATCACTTAatgcctgtgtgatcttaggcaattCACCCCGACTTGATTAGACTCAaattcctcttatgtaaaataaagttgaattAAGTGGTCTAgtttctttccaggtctctcatCCCAAAACTCCATTGACCATACTTAGaacttaagaaattatgaatgaaatgaaaattcccTTCTGAATAACAATATTCATTGAAGTTAAAAATGTTCTGTGGGTTAAACATTAAgcatagaataataaaaaaaattcaccaacATGAACCCGAGAATTAATTTCTGTTTTGAATtggaaatactattttttttcaattaagcaAATAGTAGGAATGATTTGGCACCAATTATACGTGCTGGTTTACATAAAATTAGgaacatctataaaataaaaaaaaaacaatgaattaaagaaaaaagaaacaatgaattgGAGAAGGTATTTACAGTACTTGACACagaaaaaatgacatttaaaacatATAATGAATTGAGTCTTTTTAATATTACAGAGGTAATTTGATCAACcacagataaatggtcaaaatatatgaagaGTTTTGAAAAGAAGGATACAAATCCCATCTTTGCAATATGACTCAATTCtgctaaaaatgaaaaggtacaaaaatattttaaagatgtaaCATCAATGAAACAGGGTGAAAATAATCGAGAGAAACAAAACCCAACACTCATTGTTTTGGGGGCAATAGGCACACTCATTCAATGCACATGGAATCGCAAAGTTCTAAAATCGCTTTGAACAGAAATCTGACATTAAATATTGAAAGGTTAAAATTAAACACTCCTTGACCCAATAACTACATTTTTGGACTACATAGAGAAAGCATTAAAAATTTATTGGTTCAAAGACCTTCATACCAAAATTACATATAGATGCAAGAAAAAACATTGAGACAACCCTGCAATATAAGAATAGTTTGTTATACATTATTGTTACTGCAAAATACAATGCAacttaaatgaatattaaatatcattgtgtaatatataaataattaaatatagagctataataatatgaaatattatagTATAAGTATGAGGAGCATTGGATATTATAAATTAAAGCATATTGAAAATGATAGAAAGGCCCTTATGAAATAATGGCAAGGTAAAAACTGCAGAGTCATAAGTCAAGGATGCACTACTtatgatcattaaaaaaaaaaatgaatataaaagaaaaggtaaagaatcCTGATAAAAAAAACTTTGAGTAGTGAGTAAAAATTTGCTATAATACTTTACATATtgaaatttgttattttaaatgtaaataacTGCTAACCAAGTTTCACTGGTTCGAtctctattttacttttttaaaaatttgtacaaCCATGGATGAACAACTGTGAAACATTTGGTTACTCTGATCATTGCAATGATACagtacaattccaaaggactcatgatgaaaaaaatgctaccaacttggagagagaaagagagagagagagacagacagagagagagagagacagagagagagagacagagagagagagacagagagagagagacagagagagagagacagagagagagagacagagagagagagagacagagagacagagacagagagagagagagacagagagagagggagagagagagagagagagagagatagagagagagagagagagagctgatgaactgAGTATTAACTGAActataattttctctatttttcttgctttcttttagaAATATGACAATAAGAGATGTGTTTAGTGTGATTTCTCATGTATAgttgatattatattgcttgctttctcagagGCTGTGGGAACATGATgttttcaaactcaaaatttaaaaagaaaagaatgttaagaaatataaataataaatcagatagtttttttttaatgtatgacACAAACCAATTTTAGTAATCTACAGAGGGATGGATGTCAGTTATGGGAGAGAGGGACAATGATTCAGTAGGATAGTAGGGGATGTGAAGCTTGGCCTGCAGTGACAACAGTTCCAGAACTGGGAGACAAGAGAGCAGGTCATTTGAGGTCACTTCATCCACTGTCCCAAGGCAAAAAGTTACACAGGTGCCAGAGGGAGGAGGTGAACCCAAGATCCAGAAGTCAATGTCAGCAGCACTTCAGTGTTTGGTCCAGGGGAACAAAGTAAGGCAAGTATGATCTAAATCAAAGCATTGGTCCTCAAACATTTTGGTCTCAGGAACCCTTTATGttctttaaaattattgaggacaCCAGAAAAGAACTTTTGTTTCATATCTATTAATGTTTACTGTATTAGCAATTAAgatgaataaatgtttaaaatgtttagtaattcaatttcatgtaataaacTCTTTGCAGGGCAGCTGGATGGTAAAATGCATAGAGTGCAAGGTATGAAGttaaaaggacctgagttcaaatttgctctcagacatttactaggtggaTGAAATTGTGCAAGTGACAAGCATATTTCTCTCAgttaactcatctataaaatgagctggacaaggaaatggcaaccactgcagtatctttgccaagaaaacttcaaagggagtcatggaaagtcagatgtaactgaaatgactgaacaccagaAAAAGCACACTATATATTTACttaaataacatattttaattttaaaaaaacctacaTTCTCCCAAACAAAAattttggggataagaataaTATTGTTTTACAGTTTTGCAAATGTGACTtgtaaatcaattttttttatcaagaatgcaaAGGTCAAACTATTTATCTCAGTATAACTTATGAGattcaaaaacattatttgaCACTTGACATATTTCACCACTGATTTTGTTTATTGCCAGGCGTTCATATAAAAGAAATTCTTCTTCAATAATTAGTTGGTGTTGATACCTGACTGTTGCAAAACAGCCTGTCTAGCAACATCTGTAGATTTATCAAGTTGTGAGGCAAAACTACAATTCCTCCAGTGAGTATCTAACTCAGTCTTCATTTTTGCTACTCTTAATTCACAGGTCATACATACCTTGGAAACATCCTCTGCCATCTTGAGAGAATGACAAAGGCAAGCAATATCTTGGTAGTACTATGTAAATTTTTTTGACTTTGCAGACCTGATGAAATGGTCTTTGGGATCCTCAGTCATATCCAGAAAACAGTTTAATAACCATTGGTCTAAAATAGAGGAAAGTCCAAGAACCCCGGCATTTGAAAAGCTTGAATTCATACAAGACCAATGTTTTTCAGTATGATTTGTACAACATATTCATTTTTCTGGTAGTTTCAGAAGATAGATGAGAGACCAATATATGGTGTTACAGGAATATTAGTTTTGACTCAAGAAAAGGGTAAATCTTTCAAGAATCAGATTTTTGCAGAAATGAATTGGGATCCTTGGGGAAAGAGCAAGTTTCCCATGAATGAAGCTCATtcagaagagattaaaaataacCACTTATCCATGCAATCAtgattcttccatttttaaaaataagtctttTAATTCCCCAAATCTTGATATCTTTAGGTATTTCAATTCCTACATACTATCCTGTGCTTTTAATTTTGTGTCCAAAACATctgcccttctctttttcttctttattcccatTATGATGATTTTAGCACAACCTCTCATTACTTTAACTGTATACTCTTCAAGCCTCCAGAGAAAACCGCTGAACATACTGAAAAACAATTGTATAAATGGCCACCAGCGAAGTGTAGGATTTTCATTCAGGGTTCTAGAGGCAATGTTGGTTTTTAAAGCCTCCACATCAAGTTATGCTGCCATCTCATTTGCATAGCAACAACTTCAAGCAAGAGATGTGTTCATTTAGAATTTGTGGTATGTCATATTCATGGAGTAAATTCAGCACCATGATCAGGAATCTGACTGTTCCTATCCAATGACTCATAGCATCTCCAAATGGGAGAAGTGTTCAGAAGTCATTAAAGTCAATCTCTACCAAGACAAGAACTCCCTTTCATGGCATCTCAGAAAAAGTGTTAGCAATCTTCCACTATAAGATCTCCTGAAAGGATGAATATACAACCTTACAAATCAGGTCAACTCTGAACAACTCTAGAAAATTTTTGTTCATATAAGGGCCAAGTCTCGCTACTTGCAACTTCACTGAATCATAGCCTTTCAGGTCTCTATGTCACAGCCTCTCTAGAACATTGAGCCAAAAATTCGTCCAATGCAATATTATCCTCCAATGACATACCTGTTAAAAGTGTGTACTCGTCTTTTCTTTGAGCATCTGCAGCAATTTTCTGAGGCAAGTCTTTCATAAGTTCATAAATTTTTATATCTTGAAGGAATCTAAAATATTATCTATGTAGCACAGTTCTTACttatagagataaaaaagaaaaaataccaagaaaacaaGGTTGGGAAGAAATGGGCATGGTGAAAAAGACAATAGAGAGGAGAGATGTAAGGGGGACAGATGCATCAGCATA harbors:
- the LOC140498119 gene encoding olfactory receptor 7D4-like, which produces MEPENQTLVSEFLLLGLSEKPEHQLPLFGLFLSIYIVTVFGNVTIMLVIGSDSHLHTPMYFFLSNLSFVDLCLVSTTVPKMLLNILTHSKVISYGGCFIQMYFIPFFGFIDSFLLTAMAYDRFVAICHPLHYVTIMNPRICGLLVLISWTISLLNSTLHISLMTRLSFCSKREVPHFFCDNSQITKLSCSDTLINNIFLYLATGLLGVLPLTGILFSYGQICSSLLRVPSPGGKYKAFSTCGSHLSVVSLFYGTGLGVYLSFSGTHSSWKTSVATVMYSVVTPMLNPFIYSMRNKDIKDAMRRVISKIPPSH